A portion of the Flavobacterium magnum genome contains these proteins:
- a CDS encoding arginine decarboxylase, with protein sequence MNTKYFDLINQTYYFPQDEFTLSKDNQLQFHNIDLMKLVEQYGTPLKFTYLPQISNNIKRAKNWFRNAMEKNKYDAKYYYCYCTKSSHFEYVMNEAFKNNIHIETSSAFDINIVEKLLETGKINKSTFVICNGFKRDQYIENIARIINNGHKNCIPIIDNYEELDLLQADIKGKFKIGIRIAAEEEPKFEFYTSRLGIGYKNIVAFYRKQIQENPNLELKMLHFFINTGINDTAYYWNELVKCIKVYIALKRECPTLDSLNIGGGFPIKNSLAFEYDYQYMIDEILNQIKIACEEEEVEVPHIFTEFGSFTVGESAGAIYQVLYQKQQNDREQWNMIDSSFITTLPDTWAINKRFIMLAINRWNDTYERVLLGGMTCDSDDYYNSEQNMNAIYLPKYNKEKPLYIGFFNTGAYQETIGGYGGLHHCLIPQPRHILIDRDANGILATEVFSEQQTSEDVLEILGYNKK encoded by the coding sequence ATGAATACAAAATATTTCGACCTCATTAACCAAACTTACTATTTCCCGCAGGACGAATTTACGCTGAGTAAGGACAACCAACTGCAATTCCATAACATCGACCTGATGAAACTGGTCGAGCAGTACGGTACCCCGTTGAAATTCACCTACCTTCCGCAAATTTCCAACAACATCAAGCGGGCCAAGAACTGGTTCCGTAACGCGATGGAAAAGAACAAATACGACGCCAAATACTACTATTGTTATTGCACCAAAAGCTCGCATTTCGAATATGTGATGAATGAGGCCTTCAAGAACAATATCCATATCGAGACCTCATCGGCGTTTGATATCAATATCGTCGAAAAGCTGCTCGAGACCGGAAAGATCAACAAAAGTACATTCGTGATCTGCAATGGCTTCAAGCGTGACCAGTACATAGAAAATATTGCGCGCATCATCAACAACGGCCACAAGAACTGCATCCCGATCATAGACAATTACGAGGAACTTGACCTGCTCCAGGCGGACATCAAGGGAAAATTCAAGATTGGCATCCGTATCGCGGCGGAAGAGGAACCAAAATTTGAGTTCTACACTTCCCGACTGGGTATCGGTTACAAAAATATCGTGGCATTCTACCGGAAACAGATCCAGGAGAATCCAAACCTGGAACTCAAGATGCTGCACTTTTTCATCAATACAGGAATCAACGATACGGCTTACTATTGGAACGAATTGGTAAAATGTATCAAGGTATACATCGCCCTGAAACGCGAATGCCCTACGTTGGACAGCCTCAACATCGGCGGTGGTTTCCCGATCAAGAATTCGCTGGCTTTCGAGTACGATTACCAGTATATGATCGACGAGATCCTGAACCAGATCAAGATTGCCTGTGAGGAGGAAGAAGTCGAAGTGCCGCATATTTTCACTGAATTCGGATCGTTTACCGTAGGCGAAAGCGCCGGTGCCATCTACCAGGTGTTATACCAGAAACAGCAAAATGACCGCGAGCAATGGAACATGATCGATTCCTCATTCATCACGACATTGCCTGATACCTGGGCCATCAACAAACGTTTCATCATGCTGGCCATCAACCGCTGGAATGATACCTATGAGCGCGTGCTCCTGGGCGGTATGACCTGCGACAGCGACGACTACTACAACTCGGAGCAGAATATGAACGCGATCTACCTGCCCAAGTACAACAAGGAAAAACCATTGTATATCGGCTTTTTCAATACGGGCGCCTACCAGGAAACTATCGGTGGGTACGGCGGACTGCATCACTGCCTGATTCCCCAGCCGAGGCACATCCTGATCGACCGCGATGCCAATGGCATTCTGGCAACCGAAGTCTTTTCGGAGCAGCAAACCTCTGAAGACGTCCTTGAGATTTTAGGATATAATAAGAAATAG
- a CDS encoding deoxyhypusine synthase family protein has product MSKGPISQFIEKHYLHFNAAALVDAAKGYEKQLADGAKMMVTLAGAMSTAELGKSFAEMIRKDKVQIISCTGANLEEDIMNLVAHSHYERVPNYRDLTPEQEWDLLERGLNRVTDTCIPEHEAFRRLQKHIYKIWKDADDSGERYFPHEFMYKMLLSGVLEEYYEIDLKDSWMYAAAEKNLPIIVPGWEDSTMGNIFASYVIKGELKASTMKSGIEYMTYLAKWYTDNSKNGVGFFQIGGGIAGDFPICVVPMLYQDMEMHDVPFWSYFCQISDSTTSYGSYSGAVPNEKITWGKLDINTPKFIIESDATIVAPLIFAYLLDL; this is encoded by the coding sequence ATGAGTAAAGGACCAATCAGCCAGTTTATCGAGAAACACTACCTGCATTTTAACGCTGCAGCACTGGTGGATGCAGCAAAAGGATATGAAAAGCAACTGGCAGACGGCGCAAAGATGATGGTAACGCTCGCCGGCGCAATGAGTACGGCCGAGCTGGGGAAGAGTTTCGCCGAAATGATCCGTAAAGACAAGGTGCAGATTATTTCCTGTACCGGCGCCAACCTCGAGGAAGACATCATGAACCTCGTGGCTCATTCGCACTACGAGAGGGTCCCGAATTATCGTGACCTAACGCCTGAACAGGAATGGGATCTGCTCGAGCGCGGCCTGAACCGTGTTACCGACACCTGCATCCCTGAGCACGAGGCGTTCCGGAGACTGCAAAAGCACATTTACAAAATCTGGAAGGATGCCGATGACAGCGGGGAAAGGTATTTTCCGCATGAATTCATGTACAAGATGCTGCTGTCAGGCGTTCTGGAAGAGTATTATGAAATCGACCTGAAGGACAGTTGGATGTACGCTGCCGCAGAAAAAAACCTGCCGATTATCGTACCGGGCTGGGAAGACAGTACAATGGGCAATATTTTCGCGTCTTACGTCATCAAGGGGGAATTGAAGGCATCGACGATGAAATCAGGCATTGAGTACATGACCTACCTTGCCAAGTGGTATACCGACAACAGCAAAAATGGCGTAGGTTTCTTCCAGATCGGGGGCGGTATCGCCGGGGATTTCCCGATTTGCGTTGTCCCGATGTTATACCAGGACATGGAAATGCACGACGTGCCATTCTGGAGCTACTTCTGCCAGATTTCGGATTCTACCACCAGCTATGGCTCTTATTCGGGCGCAGTGCCGAATGAGAAAATCACCTGGGGAAAACTGGACATCAACACCCCTAAATTTATCATTGAATCGGATGCGACGATTGTTGCGCCGTTAATTTTCGCTTACCTATTAGATTTATAA
- a CDS encoding DNA primase translates to MKRVIVDYAKLTNEILNLLVEKFPDGYDDSNIIRFKNAKGELIEAVEVRTEDTIYLVKVSTKLATRLENFDEDDIDDVVEPIDSIKGIDIEDEDDAVSDEEEDDDNLDKPDLDPDDDDEDDDGDGDRDDIADDDDEDEED, encoded by the coding sequence ATGAAAAGAGTAATTGTTGATTACGCCAAATTAACCAACGAAATTTTAAACCTGTTAGTGGAGAAGTTTCCTGACGGATATGACGATTCGAATATCATTCGATTCAAAAATGCGAAAGGCGAACTGATTGAAGCCGTGGAAGTCAGGACTGAAGATACCATCTATTTGGTGAAAGTCAGCACCAAGCTGGCAACCCGACTTGAAAATTTCGATGAGGATGATATTGATGATGTAGTGGAACCGATCGACAGCATTAAAGGCATTGATATTGAAGATGAAGATGATGCGGTTTCAGACGAAGAGGAGGATGACGACAATCTCGACAAACCTGATTTAGACCCCGATGACGATGACGAAGATGATGATGGTGATGGTGACCGCGACGACATAGCAGACGACGATGACGAAGACGAAGAAGACTAA
- a CDS encoding DNA-deoxyinosine glycosylase, whose product MISSFPPFIDSNTKILILGTMPGATSLAKQEYYAHRQNHFWRIFFTYFDRLPVPDAFEERIRLLQQNNIGVWDVLQHCEREGSLDTNIRNHQVNDFGSLFAAFPNIRHVLFNGKESHRYFMKHIGALEGIKLHVMPSTSPANTMAFDKKFEIWSQTLKDTAL is encoded by the coding sequence ATGATTTCTTCTTTCCCGCCATTTATTGACAGCAATACCAAGATTCTCATACTGGGTACCATGCCCGGCGCCACATCGTTGGCAAAACAGGAATATTACGCCCACCGGCAAAACCATTTCTGGCGCATATTTTTCACCTATTTTGACCGTTTGCCCGTCCCGGATGCATTTGAAGAAAGGATCCGCCTGTTGCAGCAAAACAACATAGGCGTGTGGGACGTACTGCAACATTGCGAACGCGAAGGCAGCCTCGATACCAATATCCGGAACCATCAGGTAAATGATTTTGGAAGCCTTTTCGCGGCATTCCCCAATATCCGTCACGTCTTATTCAACGGTAAGGAAAGCCACAGGTATTTCATGAAACACATAGGCGCATTGGAAGGCATCAAATTACACGTCATGCCGTCGACGAGTCCGGCGAATACCATGGCTTTCGACAAAAAATTCGAGATCTGGTCTCAGACCCTTAAAGATACCGCTCTTTGA
- a CDS encoding DinB family protein, with protein sequence MRSSALPKNEYASYFTTYINALDDVHLTEELEISLHDFIRFVQDIPMDKFDYRYAEGKWTIKDIILHLTDAERVFSYRALRFARRDQTPLPGFEENSYVDHAYAGSRSIQDLLSELSVVRHATLALFKSFSEEQLRYMGTASGVDVSVRAIGFIIIGHMKHHQRIFKERYL encoded by the coding sequence ATGAGATCCTCCGCTTTACCCAAGAATGAATACGCTTCATATTTTACCACTTACATCAATGCGTTAGATGATGTGCATCTGACAGAAGAACTTGAAATCAGCCTGCATGATTTTATCCGTTTTGTGCAGGACATCCCGATGGATAAATTTGATTACCGCTATGCGGAAGGCAAATGGACGATTAAGGATATCATCCTGCACCTTACTGATGCTGAACGTGTTTTCAGTTACAGGGCACTGCGATTTGCGCGTCGCGACCAAACGCCATTGCCGGGTTTTGAAGAAAACAGCTACGTCGACCACGCGTATGCGGGCAGCCGATCGATACAGGATTTGCTCAGCGAATTGTCGGTGGTAAGGCATGCGACGCTGGCACTGTTTAAGAGTTTTTCGGAGGAGCAGCTGCGGTATATGGGCACAGCGTCCGGTGTGGATGTTTCGGTGCGGGCGATTGGTTTTATCATCATCGGCCATATGAAACACCACCAACGGATTTTCAAAGAGCGGTATCTTTAA
- a CDS encoding phosphoenolpyruvate carboxylase, with protein MYTPPKIERFNQNVLSKYNIYNSVFITLPFDAIDNTGVLLPLFAEICEAGYQQHLNPRQIVAQFSDKFLDGKSEEEQISLMFRFIQYIERQIVLFDAIEDAAFPIVNNMEGRGSLRDISEKAEAKGRLGELKAFLRTFHVRTVLTAHPTQFYPGPVLGIITDLTQAIREDDLLRIKQLLSQLGKTPFINKEKPTPYDEAVSLVWYLENVFYYTAGEMEEYLRKNIFRNEENGNAVINFGFWPGGDRDGNPFVTTDITLKVAQRLRTSLLRCYYNEIRSLKRKLTFYGADVLITEIELKLYDSIYNDENLVFITLNEFRQKLDEIKTLIITQHQSLYLDELQLLISRVKLFGFHFASLDIRQNSKIHHAVFDDISKQGAYLPTEYASADDTRKSAMLSQAKSGINPNDFDGITKSTLESIYAMRTIQERNGEQGSNRYIISNNETALDVLQVLSLFGLCGWENPTVDVVPLFEVIDDLRNAKSVMETLYTNSKYQRHLQQRNNIQTVMLGFSDGTKDGGYLMANWSIYKAKEAITEISRQYGIKVVFFDGRGGPPARGGGKTHQFYASLGAEIENREIQITIQGQTISSNFGTADSCRYNLENLLTAGVENEIFDKGVHVLTDSDKSILDELAQTGFEKYSEFKKHPKFIPYLEQVSTLKYFAKANIGSRPAKRSKSAALEFSELRAIPFVGSWSQLKQNVPGFFGVGTALAQFEESGRWNEVQVLYNRSLFVRTLLENSMMSLAKSFFPLTAYMKDDPEFGAFWSIIYEEFVLTRRLLLKIAGHTELMENYPDGKASVAMRELIVRPLLTIQQYALLRIKELHSESAPDEQLISVYEKMVTRSLFGNTNASRNSA; from the coding sequence ATGTATACGCCTCCGAAAATCGAACGATTCAATCAGAACGTACTCTCTAAATACAACATCTACAACAGCGTATTTATCACCTTGCCTTTCGACGCAATTGACAATACCGGTGTGCTGCTGCCTTTGTTCGCGGAGATTTGCGAAGCGGGATACCAGCAGCATCTTAATCCCCGGCAAATCGTCGCCCAATTTTCTGATAAATTCCTGGATGGGAAATCAGAGGAAGAGCAAATCAGCCTGATGTTCCGTTTTATCCAGTACATCGAACGGCAAATCGTACTTTTTGACGCCATTGAAGATGCGGCATTCCCAATCGTGAACAACATGGAAGGGCGCGGTTCCCTGCGCGACATCAGCGAAAAAGCCGAAGCAAAAGGCAGGCTTGGGGAGTTAAAGGCGTTTCTAAGGACCTTCCATGTCAGGACTGTCCTTACGGCGCATCCAACACAATTTTATCCGGGCCCTGTGTTGGGGATCATCACCGACCTGACGCAGGCCATACGCGAGGATGACTTACTTCGTATTAAGCAGTTGCTGTCCCAGCTCGGCAAGACGCCTTTTATCAACAAGGAAAAGCCGACACCTTATGATGAGGCAGTAAGTTTGGTCTGGTACCTTGAAAACGTGTTTTATTATACGGCAGGTGAAATGGAAGAATACCTGCGTAAGAATATTTTCCGGAACGAGGAAAACGGTAACGCTGTAATCAATTTCGGATTCTGGCCGGGGGGCGACCGTGACGGCAATCCGTTTGTGACGACGGACATTACGCTGAAGGTGGCGCAACGGCTGCGTACGTCCCTGCTGCGGTGCTATTATAACGAAATACGCAGTTTGAAACGGAAGTTAACTTTCTACGGTGCAGATGTTTTGATCACTGAAATTGAACTCAAGCTTTACGACTCAATTTATAATGACGAGAATTTAGTTTTCATTACATTAAATGAGTTCAGGCAGAAACTGGATGAGATAAAAACCCTGATCATCACACAGCACCAGTCCCTGTACCTGGACGAGCTGCAGTTGCTGATTTCACGGGTGAAGCTATTCGGGTTTCATTTTGCCTCGCTGGACATCCGGCAGAACAGTAAGATACATCATGCGGTATTCGATGATATTTCGAAACAGGGCGCGTATCTCCCGACGGAATACGCTTCCGCAGATGATACCCGGAAGTCGGCGATGCTGAGCCAGGCCAAAAGTGGCATCAACCCGAACGATTTTGATGGCATCACCAAATCGACACTGGAATCCATTTATGCCATGCGGACCATACAGGAACGGAATGGGGAGCAGGGCAGCAACCGTTACATCATCAGCAACAACGAAACCGCGCTCGACGTCCTTCAGGTACTGTCGCTGTTCGGTTTGTGCGGCTGGGAAAATCCAACCGTAGATGTCGTCCCACTTTTCGAAGTGATCGATGATTTGCGCAATGCCAAATCGGTTATGGAAACCTTATACACCAACAGCAAGTATCAACGCCATCTGCAGCAGCGAAATAATATCCAGACGGTGATGCTCGGCTTTTCTGACGGCACCAAGGACGGTGGTTACCTGATGGCCAATTGGAGCATCTATAAGGCCAAAGAGGCCATTACCGAAATTTCCCGCCAATATGGGATTAAGGTAGTGTTTTTCGACGGCCGTGGCGGCCCGCCTGCCCGTGGCGGTGGCAAGACGCACCAGTTTTACGCCTCACTGGGCGCTGAAATTGAAAACCGTGAGATCCAGATAACAATTCAGGGACAAACGATCAGCTCAAACTTCGGCACTGCGGATTCCTGCCGATACAATCTTGAGAACCTGCTGACTGCCGGTGTAGAAAATGAGATTTTCGATAAGGGAGTGCATGTGCTCACCGATTCGGATAAGAGCATATTGGATGAGCTTGCCCAGACGGGTTTTGAGAAATATTCCGAGTTCAAGAAGCATCCAAAATTCATTCCGTATCTCGAGCAGGTCAGTACGCTGAAGTATTTCGCGAAAGCCAATATCGGAAGCCGCCCGGCCAAAAGGAGCAAGTCGGCCGCACTCGAGTTCAGCGAACTGCGCGCCATCCCGTTTGTGGGCTCGTGGAGCCAGCTCAAACAAAACGTTCCAGGGTTTTTCGGTGTGGGCACTGCCTTAGCGCAATTTGAGGAAAGCGGGAGGTGGAATGAGGTACAGGTGCTGTACAACCGTTCGCTTTTTGTCCGGACGCTGCTGGAAAACAGCATGATGTCGCTGGCAAAAAGTTTTTTCCCGTTGACGGCTTATATGAAGGACGATCCCGAGTTCGGCGCTTTCTGGAGCATTATTTACGAGGAATTTGTGCTCACCAGACGCCTGTTACTTAAAATTGCAGGCCACACGGAATTGATGGAAAATTATCCTGACGGGAAAGCGTCCGTTGCCATGCGCGAACTCATCGTGCGTCCGTTGCTTACGATACAGCAATACGCCTTGCTCCGCATCAAGGAGCTGCACTCGGAAAGCGCGCCTGATGAACAGCTGATTTCCGTATATGAAAAGATGGTGACACGTTCGCTTTTCGGCAATACCAATGCCAGCAGGAATTCCGCTTAA
- a CDS encoding Lrp/AsnC family transcriptional regulator: protein MSKFRLDEVDHQILDMLIDNTRVPFTDIAKKLLISAGTVHVRVKKMEDAGIIMGSSLTLDYEKLGYSFIAYVGVFLNNTSQTKFVLERINDIPFVTVAHVTTGKFNIFCKIRAKDTKHAKDVIFMIDDIEGVYRTETMISLEESINDKKRLMHTIFKNM from the coding sequence ATGAGTAAATTTCGCTTAGATGAGGTAGATCACCAGATCCTGGATATGCTGATCGACAATACACGGGTTCCCTTTACGGATATAGCAAAAAAACTACTGATCTCCGCCGGAACGGTGCACGTCAGGGTAAAAAAAATGGAAGATGCCGGCATCATCATGGGTTCTTCCCTGACACTGGATTATGAAAAACTGGGGTATTCGTTTATCGCTTACGTGGGGGTATTCCTGAACAATACGTCGCAGACGAAGTTTGTTCTCGAGCGCATCAACGACATTCCGTTTGTGACGGTAGCCCATGTAACAACGGGGAAATTTAATATTTTCTGCAAAATCAGGGCGAAAGATACCAAACACGCCAAAGACGTGATTTTTATGATCGACGATATCGAAGGGGTCTACCGGACCGAAACGATGATTTCCCTTGAAGAAAGCATCAATGACAAGAAGCGCCTGATGCACACGATTTTCAAGAATATGTAA
- a CDS encoding M14 family metallopeptidase — protein sequence MDYEKIFAGAKQEKLSGRYLCNTHIEPILESLSTAGHVSVLGHSVLGKNIFGFRIGQGETKILAWSQMHGNESTCTKALFDFFNFLSAESELQRKILSEYTFQFIPILNPDGAEAYTRVNANGVDLNRDAQDLSQPESIVLRRVYDSFQPQYCFNMHDQRTIFGVAETGKPATVSFLAPSFNTEREYNDVRINAMQVINRMNTTLQQFIPGQVGRFDDGFNINCVGDTFQFLGTPTILFEAGHYPGDYAREMTRRYIFFALLSACEPVHENVIVNNEIEQYLNIPQNNPNLFDFVYKNIKINYESSEIITNFAAQYKEELVGKTVKFNAFVVKMGDLTDCFGHSEIDGEGAKYSDGAENIPLPDQPADFFLDNREYHNGSLKS from the coding sequence ATGGATTACGAGAAAATATTCGCCGGAGCGAAGCAGGAAAAATTAAGCGGGCGGTATCTATGCAACACGCATATTGAGCCGATTTTGGAAAGCCTTTCGACGGCAGGACATGTGTCCGTACTCGGACATTCGGTGTTGGGAAAGAATATTTTCGGCTTCCGCATCGGACAGGGAGAAACAAAAATCCTGGCCTGGTCACAGATGCACGGAAATGAAAGTACCTGCACAAAGGCACTGTTCGATTTCTTTAACTTCCTTTCGGCGGAATCGGAGTTGCAACGAAAAATCCTTTCAGAATATACCTTTCAGTTTATCCCGATCCTGAATCCTGATGGCGCGGAAGCTTATACGCGTGTCAACGCCAACGGGGTCGACCTGAACCGTGATGCGCAGGATTTGTCGCAGCCGGAAAGCATCGTGCTGCGGCGTGTTTACGATTCATTTCAGCCGCAGTACTGTTTCAATATGCATGACCAGCGTACGATCTTTGGTGTGGCTGAGACGGGCAAGCCGGCAACGGTGTCTTTTCTTGCACCATCGTTCAACACTGAGCGAGAGTATAACGACGTGCGTATAAACGCAATGCAGGTGATTAACCGCATGAATACCACATTACAGCAATTCATCCCAGGACAGGTCGGGCGGTTTGATGACGGCTTCAATATCAATTGTGTAGGGGATACATTTCAATTTCTGGGAACGCCTACCATCCTTTTTGAGGCAGGACATTACCCCGGCGACTATGCCCGTGAGATGACGAGAAGATACATCTTCTTTGCATTATTGTCAGCCTGCGAGCCAGTTCACGAAAACGTTATAGTTAATAACGAAATAGAACAATATCTGAATATTCCGCAAAATAATCCAAATTTATTCGATTTTGTTTATAAAAACATCAAAATAAATTATGAAAGTTCCGAAATAATCACCAATTTTGCGGCACAATATAAAGAAGAATTAGTAGGCAAAACCGTTAAATTTAACGCTTTTGTTGTGAAAATGGGTGATTTGACTGATTGTTTTGGTCATTCGGAAATTGACGGAGAAGGGGCAAAATATTCGGATGGCGCTGAAAACATCCCGCTGCCTGATCAACCGGCCGATTTTTTTCTCGACAACAGGGAATATCACAACGGCAGCCTGAAGTCCTGA
- a CDS encoding helix-turn-helix domain-containing protein — protein MLHNGNFIKRLELLMKHYSLSASSFADRIGVQRSGISHLLSGRNKPSLDFILKLEEEFPEVSLYWLLKGTGSLLSQTENNESAVSEQSPLSEIMPPAPEIGTRNGDIEKIIVLYRDGSFADFSPRTDRPK, from the coding sequence ATGCTGCACAACGGAAATTTTATCAAGCGCCTTGAACTTCTCATGAAGCATTACAGCTTGAGCGCATCGTCTTTTGCCGACAGGATTGGCGTGCAGCGTTCCGGGATTTCGCACCTGCTTTCCGGCCGGAACAAACCCAGTCTCGACTTCATCTTAAAGCTCGAAGAAGAATTTCCGGAGGTCAGTTTGTACTGGCTGCTCAAAGGGACCGGGTCCCTCCTATCCCAAACAGAAAATAATGAAAGTGCAGTTTCTGAACAAAGCCCCCTATCTGAAATCATGCCACCCGCGCCGGAGATTGGTACCCGAAATGGCGATATCGAAAAAATCATCGTGCTGTATCGCGACGGCAGCTTCGCAGATTTCAGTCCGCGCACCGACCGCCCAAAATAA
- a CDS encoding 1-acyl-sn-glycerol-3-phosphate acyltransferase: protein MKRLVYKAIFFRLMGWRIMGSMDPDIPKSVLMVMPHTSWTDFFVGLFARGIIGLEMHWVGKKELFRFPMDVFFRWMGGAPLDRTGGRNTVEAIAALFDERTTFRLAISPEGTREAVSELKSGFYYIAMKANVPIIPIAFDYGTKQVRVGAPFYPTADYSNDTHCLVSHIEGVTGRFPDKGFAFKK, encoded by the coding sequence ATGAAACGGCTGGTTTACAAAGCAATTTTTTTCCGACTGATGGGTTGGCGTATCATGGGTTCCATGGATCCGGATATCCCTAAAAGCGTGCTGATGGTCATGCCGCATACGTCGTGGACTGATTTTTTCGTCGGACTCTTCGCGCGTGGCATCATCGGGCTCGAGATGCACTGGGTAGGGAAGAAGGAACTGTTCCGCTTTCCGATGGATGTGTTTTTCCGATGGATGGGCGGTGCGCCATTAGACCGAACCGGCGGACGCAATACCGTTGAAGCGATTGCAGCCCTATTTGATGAACGAACAACCTTCCGCCTGGCCATTTCGCCTGAAGGCACCCGTGAAGCGGTGAGTGAGCTCAAATCCGGATTTTATTATATCGCAATGAAAGCCAATGTGCCGATTATCCCCATCGCATTTGATTACGGAACGAAACAGGTCAGGGTGGGAGCGCCGTTTTATCCCACCGCTGATTACTCTAACGACACCCATTGTCTAGTATCTCATATTGAAGGAGTTACGGGTCGATTCCCGGATAAAGGATTCGCTTTTAAAAAATAA
- a CDS encoding spermidine synthase, translating into MVRRLLSYIIPVNVASRKSEWSKNLEITWNNGELVMDSKNTNYSYGSLQRILRKGLQAIGYKSILDMQHILVLGVAGGSVIKTITDEIRFSGKITGVDIDAQVIAMANEFFGLDAIPNLEIVIDDAFEFVLKTKDRYDLIIVDIFQDTAMPNFLFESFFSKRIHFLLRPNGILLFNTMLLDSKDNLRNEEYVSDLDLLGFRTQIIPRVEEHNELIIARKSDA; encoded by the coding sequence ATGGTTCGCCGCCTACTCAGTTACATCATACCCGTAAACGTGGCCAGCAGGAAATCCGAGTGGAGCAAAAACCTCGAAATCACCTGGAACAACGGCGAGCTCGTCATGGATTCCAAAAACACGAATTATTCCTATGGCAGCCTGCAGCGCATCCTACGTAAAGGCCTTCAGGCGATTGGCTATAAATCAATCCTGGACATGCAACACATATTAGTACTGGGCGTCGCCGGCGGAAGCGTCATCAAGACCATTACCGATGAAATTCGTTTTTCGGGCAAAATTACCGGCGTCGATATCGATGCGCAGGTGATTGCCATGGCCAACGAGTTTTTCGGCCTGGATGCGATTCCAAATCTCGAAATCGTCATTGATGACGCCTTTGAATTCGTACTGAAGACCAAAGACCGCTACGATCTGATTATTGTCGATATTTTTCAGGATACGGCTATGCCCAATTTCCTATTTGAATCTTTTTTCTCCAAACGGATCCATTTTCTGCTCAGGCCAAACGGCATTTTACTTTTCAACACGATGCTGCTCGACAGCAAGGACAACCTGCGTAACGAAGAATATGTGTCTGATTTGGACTTGCTCGGATTCAGAACCCAGATTATCCCGCGCGTGGAAGAACACAACGAGCTGATTATCGCACGAAAGTCTGACGCTTAA
- the kdsB gene encoding 3-deoxy-manno-octulosonate cytidylyltransferase: MKVIAVIPARYASTRFPAKLMQDLGGKPVIQRTYESALQTGLFDEVFVVTDSPIIHQAIVSAGGRAIMSIREHESGSDRIAEAVETMDVDIVVNVQGDEPFIDAEPIAKLIQVFRDDTAHQTDLASLMCQVTASEDINNPNNVKVVVDQNGFALYFSRSVIPYPRDPDAGVRYFRHIGVYAFRKQALLDFYRLPMKSLEASEKLEQLRYLEFGKRIRMVETSHAGIGIDTPEDLEKARALILR; this comes from the coding sequence ATGAAAGTCATTGCCGTTATCCCTGCACGCTATGCCTCCACACGCTTTCCTGCCAAGCTGATGCAGGATCTTGGGGGCAAGCCCGTCATCCAGCGTACTTATGAATCCGCGTTACAAACCGGTCTTTTTGATGAGGTATTTGTCGTGACCGATTCACCCATTATACACCAAGCCATTGTGTCTGCAGGCGGCCGCGCCATCATGAGTATCAGGGAACACGAGTCCGGGAGCGACCGTATCGCCGAAGCCGTTGAGACTATGGATGTGGACATCGTTGTCAATGTGCAGGGTGATGAACCCTTCATTGATGCCGAGCCCATTGCGAAACTCATACAGGTTTTCAGGGACGATACTGCGCATCAGACGGATCTGGCGTCTCTAATGTGCCAGGTGACCGCGTCAGAAGATATCAACAACCCCAATAACGTGAAGGTCGTTGTCGACCAGAACGGCTTCGCACTGTATTTTTCGCGATCGGTGATTCCGTATCCGCGTGATCCCGATGCCGGTGTGCGATATTTCCGTCACATCGGGGTTTATGCCTTTAGAAAACAGGCATTGCTTGATTTTTACCGCCTGCCGATGAAGTCACTTGAAGCCTCGGAAAAACTGGAACAACTGCGTTACCTCGAATTCGGTAAGCGCATCAGGATGGTAGAAACGTCGCATGCGGGGATTGGCATAGATACGCCAGAAGATCTCGAGAAGGCCAGGGCATTGATCCTTCGGTAG